One Emys orbicularis isolate rEmyOrb1 chromosome 20, rEmyOrb1.hap1, whole genome shotgun sequence genomic window, cagtcctattgaactgtcttgatgatgatggctatcagtcgtagtatgctattttctgccaagcgcccagtattttctgctaagcacccagaagaggccgagggcgatctgggtgctggcagacgtggggctggcagacgtggggctgcattgctacacagcagcagccccttgccttttggtagaagatggtatattacgactggtatccattgtcatcgtactgcagtggctatcagtcatgctgcaccgtcggctgccagcttaagaagtaaaaaatagatttgttctgtattcattagcttccccatcCCTcggtgaaatcaatggcctgataaacccagggttttgagttcaatctttgggggggggcattctgtgtgacagttgttcgtgtttctccctgatgcacagccacctttgttgattttaattccctgtacctgtacgccatgttgtcactcgcccctccctccctccctccttcccctggtccgtcagatactagtttcgcgccttttttcagaccaggcgccatagctagcactgggatcaaggagcccgctcagatcaccgcggcaattatgagcactatgaacaccacgcgcattgtcctggagtatatgcagagccaggacatgccaaagcaaaaccaggaccagccgaggaggcgattgcagcgcggcgacgagagtgatgaggaaattgacatggacatagacctctcagaaggcacaggccccagcaatgtggaaatcatggtgttactggggcaggttcatgccgtggaatgccgattctgggcccgggaaacaagcacagactggtgggaccgcatcgtgctgcaggtgtgggacgattcccagtggctgcgaaactttcgcatgcgtaagggcactttcatggaactttgtgacttgctttcccctgccctgaagcgccagaataccaggatgagagcagccctcacagttgagaagcgagtggctatagccctgtggaagcttgcaacgccagacagctaccggtctgtcgggaatcaatttggagtgggcaaatctactgtgggggctgctgtgatccaagttgccagggcaatgaaggacctggtgatatcaagggtagtgactctgggaaacgtgcaggccatagtggatggctttgctgcaatgggattcccaaacagtggtggggccatagacggaacccatatccctatcttggcaccggagcaccaagccaccgagtacataaaccgcaaggggtacttttcaatgctgctgcaagccctggtggatcacaagggacgtttcaccaacatcaacgtggaatggccgggaaaggtacatgatgctcgcgtcttcaggcactctgctctgtttcgaaagctggaggaagggactttcttcccagaccagaaagtaaccattggggatgttgaaatgcctatcgtgatccttggggacccagcctaccccttaatgccatggctcatgaagccgtacacaggcagcctggacaggagtcaggacctgttcaactacaggctgagcaagtgccgaatggtggtggaatgtgcatttggatgtttaaaagcgcgctgacgcagcttactgactcgctcagacctcagcgaaaagaatatccccattgttattgctgcttgctgtgcactccacaatatctgtgagagtaagggggagacatttatggtggggtgggaggttgaggcaaatcgcctggccgctgattacgcgcagccagacaccagggcggttagaggagcacagcagggcgcggtgcgcatcagagaagctttgaaaacgagttttgtgactggccaggctacggtgtgaaacttctgtttgtttctccttgatgaaccctccgcccccccccccggttcactctacttccctgtaaaccaaccaccccaccctcccctccccccttcgagcaccgcttgcagcggcaataaagtcattgttacttcacattcatgcattctttattaattcatcacacaactagggggataattgccgaggtagcccaggatgggtgggggaggagggaaggaaaaggacacactgcagtttaaaactttaactcttattgaaggccagccttctgatgctcgggcaatcatctggggtggagtgactgggtggccggaggcgcccccaccgtgttcttgggcgtctgggtgaggagggtatggaacttggggaggagggctgttggttacacaggggctgtagcggtggtctctgctcctgctgcctttcctgcagctcaaccatatgctggagcatatcagtttgatgctccagcagtcgGAGCATTGACtcgccttctgtctgcaagctgacgccacctatcatcttcagcccgccacttgctctgttcatcccgcgattcagcccgccacctctcctctcgttcatattgtgcttttctgtagtctgacattgactgcctccacgcattctgctgtgctctgtcagcgtgggaggacatctggagctccgtgaacatatcgtcccgcgtcctccgttttctccttctaatcttcactagcctctgtgaaggagaaacatttgcagctggtggaggagaagggagaggtggttaaaaaagacacattttagagaacaatgggtacactctttcacattaaattttgctgttcacattacacagcacatgtgctttcgttacaaggtcgcatttttccacttatattgagggcctgccggtttggtgtgagagatcactcacgcagtgccaggcaacagatttcggcttgcaggcagccatggtaagccacagtcttttggcttttttaaccttcttaacatgtgggaatggtttcaaacagcagcgccctcatttcccatatcaagcaccgattgggttggccatttaaaatgggtttgcaatgtaaaaggaggggctgcggtttccgggttaacatgcagcacaaacccaactaacccccctctccgcccccacccaattctctgggatgatcacttaacccctccccccaccgcgtggctaacagcggggaacatttctgttcagcagagcaggaacgggcacctctgaatgtccccttaataaaatcgcccaattcaaccaggtgaccgtgaatgatatcactctcctgaggataacaaagagcgataaggaatggatgttgtctgcatgccagcaaacactgggaccatacgctgccatgctttgttatgcaatgattccagactacatgctactggcgtggcgtggtaaagtgtcctaccatgccggacgggataaggcagccctccccagaaaccttttgcaaaggctttgggagtacatgaaggagagctttctggagatgtccctggaggatttccgctccatccccatacacgttaacagacttttccagtagctgtactggccgcgattgccagggcaaattaatcattaatcattaaacacgcttgcttttaaaccatgtgtaatatttacaaaggtacactcaccagaggtcccctgtgtgccctcagggtctgggagcatgccttgggtgagttcgggggttactggttccaggtccagggtgataaacatatcctggctgttggggaaaccggtttctccactaccttgctgctgtgagctatctacattatctccatcctcatattccttgtaccccgaacccgcttccctgtgtgtttctccaatgagggagtcatagcacacggttggggtagtggtggctgcaccccctagaatgggatgcagctccgcgtagaagcggcatgtttgcggctcagccccggaccttccgtttgcttctctggctttgtggtaggcttgccgtagctccttaattttcacgcagcactgctgtgcgtccctgttatggcctctgtccttcatggccttggagaccttttctaatattttgccatttcgtttactgctacggagttcagctagcactgattcatctccccatatggcgagcagatcccgtacctcccgttctgtccatgctggagctcttttgcgatcctgggactccatcacggttacctgtgctgatgagctctgcatggtcacctgtgctctccatgctgagcaaacaggaaatgaaattcaaacgttcgcgggccttttcctgtctgcctggtcagtgcatctgagttgagagtgctgtccagagcggtcacaatgaagcactgtgggatagctcccggaggccaataacgtcgaattccgtcttcactaccccaattctgacccgctaaggccgattttatcgctaatcctctcgtcggaggtggagtaaagaaaccggtttaaagggccctttaagtcgaaagaaagggcttcgtcatgtgaacgtgtccaggcttaattcgatttaacgctgctaaagtcgacctaaactcgtagtgtagaccaggcctaagaaaccgAGCGACACGCTATTaaggaggaaaggagaaaagCCAAGGTTTCAGTGTCTGCTCTCAGAGACCAAATGGAGCCGTTTAAAAGAGACGTCATTTCAACAAAGTCCCTCCGAACATCAGATCTCTCCAGCTGGTTGCCCCCCAAATCACTCTTAGGTATATAAAACGCTGCTCAAGTTATGCTTGCTGAATGCATTTACTCCAGAGAAATCAGTGAAGGATCCCACCACCAGGTGAtggcattttgtttttcattggcTTCTATCCATCCACACGGAAGCATCTGTACACAGAAATGTAGCGttagaaggaacctcaagaggctTTCAAGCCTCTTCACCATGGCGAGACAGGATCAAgcgaacctagaccatccctggcaggagTATATCAACACAAGCAGAGCTGAGCGGGGAATCATGTCTATGGAAGGGTGGAGTTCATTGGGTCAATTTTGCCCCTGTTGATGTGAGGGAGAGGTTCTGTCCGAACACGGCTGAGGTTCCCAGCTCTCAGCAGATGCATGGTGCCTAGAAGACCTGGGAGTCCGTGTCTGTGGACTTGTTCTTCGTGTTCGCAGTGGTGCTGGCGGCCTCCTCGCTGAAGGCACTTTCGAATGCTGAGAAGAGGGAGCGGCGCACCTTCCCCTTAAAGTCCTGACCCATGAAGACGTAGAGGATGGGATTGAGGCAGCTGTTGATGAAGGCCAGGCTGGCGGTCAAGGGGAGGCCAACAATGAGGGCCGTGTCCAGGCTGGGTGTCCGGTTCATCTCCAGGAAGGAGAAGATGTGGTAGGGgagccagcagaggaagaaagccATGATCACAGCGGCAATGACCTTGAAGGGCTTCCCAGATCGGGTCAGCTGGTTCCTCTTTAGCTTGGCCAAGATGGCACCGTAGCAGCACACGATGACGGTGAAGGGGATAACGAAGCCTAAGATAAAGCGGCTGATGGTCATGGCCCGGTGGTTAGTGTTTACCCTCTTTGTTCTCTGCTCCTCGGTGGCCCCTTCCCCGGCCGTGTCGAAATTGTTGTAGCAGTTGGTGATGTTCTCGTTGTATGGGGAGGGATCCATGTGGTGGAAGTATAGGTTTGGAGAACACAAGGCCAAGGCCACGACCCACACACCCAAGGCTACCAGGAAAGCCAGGCGGGGTGTGCGGTTATTCTGGGCCCACACAGAGTGCACTACGGAGATGCAGTGGTCTATGCTGATGACCATGAGGAGGTAGACGCTGGCGTAGAGATTGAGGAAGGCCAAAGCGGTGTTGATCTTACACAATACCCTTCCAAATGGCCAGTGGAAGCCAAGGGCTGTGTGGGCCACACTGAAGGGGAGGAAGAAGGTGAAGATGAAGTCGGCCACGGCCAGGTTGAGAAACCAGATGGTGTTGACTGTCCTCTTCATCCGGAAGCCGGTGATGAAGATGACCAGCCCATTGCCCGTCACTCCCAGCACAAAGGCAATGGAATAGATCACCATGGTGACCATGTTCATGCTATTAAGGAGCGCTTGCTTCCGGTTCACATCTTCATGATTGTAGTCAAAGTCAACATAATAGTAGGCAGTGGATACATCCAACAGAGTTGTGGGGAGAGAGGTGCCCTTCACAGCCATGGGGATGTCTTCAATTCTCTCTGTCTTACCTCTTTCTCCACCTGTCAGACACCAACAAAACTCGTCCATTAGTTATCTCCCCTGGCAACCTCCCGACCAGCCAGTGACTTGGAGGGAACTCCACCCTTCAGAAGGGCCAAGGGAATGTGGGACTCCTGTATTCTGTTGCACCACATTTACACTCGATGAGAAACTTGGACAAAGATGATAGAGAAATGGGACCAAGATACTCTCCTGGCCCCTAACCATAAATTAACTTGTTTATTTCCCGGTCACTGCATTAGGTCAAAGTCTTCAAACTCAAGGActgtgataaattggagaggactCTGAGAAGAGTGATGGGAATGATTCAAATATTGGaacacctgccttatagtgagaaaTTCCAGGAAATCCATCTATctggcttaacaaagagaagttgaAGGGGTGAAGTTGAAGGGGttccagtctataagtacctacatggaaaacaaatatttgaccATGGGCTCTTTGGTCTAGCAACCAAAAGCCTAACAAGACcctatggctggaagttgaagcaagacaaatttaagaccaaagcagactgtgaagaacttcaaaaagatctcacaaaactaagtgattgggcaacaaaatggcaaatgaaattttatgtggataaatgtaaagtaatgcacattggaaaaaataaccccaactatacatacaatatgatggggggctaatttagctacaacaagtcatgaaaaagatcttggagtcatcgtggatagttctctaaagatgtccacgcagtgtgcagaggtggtcaaaaaagcaaacaggatgttaggaatcattaaaaaggggatagagaataagcctgagaatatattattgccgttatataaattgatggtacgcccacatctcgaatactgcatacatatgtggtctcctcatctcaaaaaagatatactggctctagaaaaggttcaaaaaagggcaactaaaattattaggggtttgtaacgggtcccatatgaggagaaattaaagaggctaggaatcttcagcttggaaaagaggagactaaggggggatatgatagaggtctataaaatcatgagtgatgtggagaaagtggataaggaaaagttatttacttattcccataatacaagaactaggggtcaccaaataaaattaataggcagcaggtttaaaacaaataaaaggaagttctccttcatgcagcgcacagtcaacttgtggaactccttgcctgaggaggttgtgaaggctaggactataacaatgtttaaaagagaactagataaattcatgcaggttaagtccattaagggctactagccaggatgggtaaggaatggtgtccctagcctctgtttgtcagagggtggagatggatggcaggagagagatcacttgatcattacctgttaggttcactccctctggggcacctggcattggcaggatactgggctagatggacctttgttctgacccagtatggccgttcgtaTATTCTTatgtctaaaaaacatgacctacgagggaagATTAATGACTCTGGGTTTCTTTAatctggggaagagaagactgagaggggacatgataacagttttcaagtacataaaagtttgttacaaggaggaaggagaacaattgttctccttatcctctgaggataggacaagaagcaatgggcttaaattgcagcaagggaggtttaggctggagattaggaaaaacttcctagctgtcagggtggttaagcactggaataaattgccttgggaggttgtggagtctccatcattgcagatttttaagagcaggttggacaaacacctttcatggatggtctagataacacttagtcctgccacgaatgcaggggactggactagatgaccttgcgaggtcccttccaatcctatgattctatgattccccacCTCTCCCATCCTCATTTGACCTATAACGTCCCCACCCAGCTTAAGGGAACACTGTCCGATGAAATATGGTATTAAACACACACTCCTCAACTGTGTCACTAATAACACCGGGCAGAGGTGTGAATTCTCAGCAACATTACAGCCCGGCCTACACGTAACAATCAGGTCGACCTAACCACATTTCACAGGCCTGTGAAAAATGTCAGcccctgagcactgtagttaggtcgacctaagcTCTGACGAAGACGTAGCGAGATCGATGGAAGAACTGTTCAGTCAATCTAGCTCCTGTCTCTTGGAAAGGCGGATTAACgacatcaatggaaaaagcccttGCATTGGTGTTGGAAGTATCTATACTATGTCACTAAAGCTGCAGTACTGGCAGGACCAGATTAAGACAGGGGCTttgggggctgcagcccagggccccgggtTTAGGGGAGCCCCCTTAGCCTGGGACCATATGCTGCAGCCACTAAGGCCCCTGTGTGTTGTGTGCCAGGCCGGCTCTGCTGGCAGGGGTGTGGGTGAGGC contains:
- the LOC135892417 gene encoding chemerin-like receptor 1, yielding MDEFCWCLTGGERGKTERIEDIPMAVKGTSLPTTLLDVSTAYYYVDFDYNHEDVNRKQALLNSMNMVTMVIYSIAFVLGVTGNGLVIFITGFRMKRTVNTIWFLNLAVADFIFTFFLPFSVAHTALGFHWPFGRVLCKINTALAFLNLYASVYLLMVISIDHCISVVHSVWAQNNRTPRLAFLVALGVWVVALALCSPNLYFHHMDPSPYNENITNCYNNFDTAGEGATEEQRTKRVNTNHRAMTISRFILGFVIPFTVIVCCYGAILAKLKRNQLTRSGKPFKVIAAVIMAFFLCWLPYHIFSFLEMNRTPSLDTALIVGLPLTASLAFINSCLNPILYVFMGQDFKGKVRRSLFSAFESAFSEEAASTTANTKNKSTDTDSQVF